The Colias croceus chromosome 3, ilColCroc2.1 genome includes a region encoding these proteins:
- the LOC123706151 gene encoding uncharacterized protein LOC123706151 produces MKKYSVLGNKKKVTMETNVSRLKVVGNNCIIRVQCNQGDVEVIGNECRVEIKENYGTVNLVGSGGVITIQRRSTGDNVTIVGPNCQLLVDGKEKRLSSYEPQLSPFSKDLDDVIESIFTFVMR; encoded by the coding sequence ATGAAGAAGTATTCAGTTCTCGGTAACAAGAAGAAAGTGACGATGGAGACGAATGTGTCCCGTCTCAAAGTGGTCGggaataattgtattattcgCGTACAATGTAACCAAGGCGATGTGGAAGTTATTGGTAACGAGTGCAGAGTGGAGATTAAAGAAAACTATGGGACCGTTAACTTGGTGGGCAGCGGTGGTGTGATAACAATACAGCGGCGTTCAACAGGAGACAACGTGACGATAGTCGGGCCGAACTGTCAACTATTGGTCGATGGCAAGGAGAAGAGGCTTTCGAGCTATGAGCCCCAACTATCGCCCTTCAGCAAAGACCTGGATGACGTCATCGAGTCAATCTTCACCTTCGTTATGCGTTGA